One Candidatus Limnocylindrales bacterium genomic window, ATTCCTTTGAGTTTTAGCCTTGCGGCCGTATTCCCCAGGCGGAGTACTTATCGCGTTTGCTTCGCTACTAATAGGACCCGTAGGCCCCACCAACAGCTAGTACTCATCGTTTACAGCGTGGACTACCAGGGTATCTAATCCTGTTTGATCCCCACGCTTTCGCTCCTCAGTGTCAGTATTAATCCAGGGTGTCGCCTTCGCCACTGATGTTCCTTCCGATATCTACGCATTTCACCGCTACACCGGGAATTCCACTTTCCTCTCCCATACTCTAGTTGGCCAGTTTCCAGCGCACTTCCGGGGGTGAGCCCCGGGCTTTCACACCAGACTTAACCAACCGCCTACACGCGCTTTACGCCCAGTAATTCCGAACAACGCTTGCACCCTCCGTATTACCGCGGCTGCTGGCACGGAGTTAGCCGGTGCTTTCTTGCAGGGTACCGTCAGGGCCACGGGGTATTATCCCGTGACTTGTTCTTCCCCTGCGACAGGGCTTTACGACCCGAAGGCCTTCATCACCCACGCGGCGTCGCTGCGTCAGGCTTTCGCCCATTGCGCAATATTCCCCACTGCTGCCTCCCGTAGGAGTCTGGGCCGTGTCTCAGTCCCAGTGTGGCTGGCCATCCTCTCAGACCAGCTAGTCATCACAGCCTTGGTGAGCCGTTACCTCACCAACTAGCTAATGACCCGCAGGCTCATCCTATAGCGATAGCTTACAAGTAGAGGCCATCTTTGGCCGCGTTCTCCGAGGAGATCGTGGTCTTATCCGGTATTAGCTAGGGTTTCCCCTAGTTGTTCCAGACTAAAGGGCAGATTACCTACGTGTTACTCACCCGTGCGCCGCTTTACTCGTTCCCGAAGGAACTTTCTCGCTCGACTTGCATGTGTTAGGCACGCCGCCAGCGTTCGTTCTGAGCCAGGATCAAACTCTCCAGTTTGAGCAGATGGTACCCGAAGGCACCACCTACACCTTGAAGAAAAGACGAGGATCCTTCTCGTAGGCTGTACGGCTCGTCACGGCCGAAGCCGTTTCGAGTCCGTCGCTATTCAGTTTTCAAAGACCAGATGCCTTGCGGCGAGACGCTGGTGTATAGGGAGGCCGGATTTCGGAGTCAAGTTTCGCCGACATCATTTCCCGTCTTTTTTCGGGGAGAACGAAATCCGCGCGATCCTGCGCTTTCCCACCTCGACGACAACCGCCCCTTGCGCCGGAATCTCCGACTCGGGATCGGTGACGCGCTGGCCGTCCAATCGAACGGCGCCCTGCTGCACCAACCTCCGGGCCTCACCGCGCGATGCGGCCAGCCCGGACTCCTGAAGCAGGCGACATATCCAGACGCTCGCTCCAGGGTCTTCCCAAGTAATCCCTGGGATGTCCGTTGGCAACTCGGAACGTTGAAATCTTCGCTCGAAAGCGGCCCGCGCCGCCCCGCCTGCATGCGTCCCATGGAAACGTGCGACCATTTCCTCCGCCAAACGCTTCTTGGCCTCCATAGGGTGCACGTCGCCAGCGGCCACCTGCCGGAGGTAGTCTGCCGGTGCATCGCTCAACAACTCGTAGAAACGCATCATCAACGGATCGCTGATCGACATGATGGCGCCAAACATCTGATCGGGCGTATCGGTGACGCCGATGGCATTGCCGAGGCTCTTGCTCATTTTGTTCTGCCCGTCGAGGCCCTCGAGCAGCGGCATCGTCAGCACCACCTGCGGCGGCTGCCCATCGCTCCGCTGCAGATCACGCCCCACGAGCAGGTTGAACTTCTGATCGGTTCCACCGAGCTCCACATCCGCCTTGAGCACCACGGAGTCGTAGCCCTGGATCATCGGGTAGAGCAGCTCGTGGATCCCGATCGGGCGGTGCTCGGCATAGCGCTTCGAGAAGTCGTCGCGCTCGAGCATACGCGCAACCGTGTGCTGCGCGGCCAACCTCAAAAGCCCGTCGGCGCCGAGGGAGTCCATCCATTCGCTGTTGCGGCGCATCTCCACGCGCTCGAGGTCGAGGATCTTCCCGGCCTGCTCCCGGTACGTCCGTGCGTTTGCCTCGATGGCGTCTCGCGACAGGACCGGCCGGGTCTCGGAACGGCCGGTCGGGTCTCCGATGCGAGCCGTGAAGTCGCCGATGAGAAATACGACCTGATGTCCGAGCTGCTGGAACTGTCGCAGCTTCTGGAGGAGCACCGTGTGCCCCAGATGCAGGTCCGCCGAGGTCGGGTCGAATCCTGCCTTGATGCGGAGAGGCCGGCCGAGCGCCAGCTTCTCCCTCAGTGCTTGCTCCTCGATGATTTCGACCGCTCCGCGACGGATCACCGCGAGTTGCTGCTCGATGTCCTGCCTCATCTCTCAACCGCTCTCCTTGCAGCGGAACCAGGGCTGCCGTCGCAGCGGTGGATGCCGTCATCCGTCACCAGCGCGTCGACCGGAAGGTCATGGACGGCGGCCGGTACCCCCGGCACGATCTGCTCGAGGAACGCGACGCCGATCGCAACCAGACCGGCGGGCCGCCGCGCCAGAATACGATCGTAGAAGCCGGAGCCGCGTCCGAGGCGGTTGCCGCGCAGATCGAATGCCCTGCCCGGCACAACCAGCACGCCCTGCCCCGGCGGAAGCTCACCGGCAGCGCCACCCATGGGCTCGAGCACGCCGAGCACGTCACGGTGCAACGGCGAGCACGGCCGCCACTGCGCGAACAGCAGCCTCTGTCCCTGAAGCACCGGCAGCAGCAATGGTTTGCCGGCCACGACCGCCTCCGCGAGCACCAGGTCCACGCGCACTTCGTCGGCGAGGGAAACGTAGCCGGCAACGAACGAAGCGGCCGCGAATTCCGGCGTGCGCGTCAAGTGCTCGCTGATCTCGTGCCCGCGTCGCACCGCGTCGCTGGCCTGGATCGCTTGCAGCCGGCGCTGAATTTCGCGGCGAAAGCGCCGCTTGGACTCGGCGATCTGGGGGTCCTGCTGGCCCACGGCAAAGCCGCTACCGGCTCGCAGGTCAGCGGGGGGAGGTCTTTTCGACCGTCTG contains:
- a CDS encoding 5-formyltetrahydrofolate cyclo-ligase; translation: MGQQDPQIAESKRRFRREIQRRLQAIQASDAVRRGHEISEHLTRTPEFAAASFVAGYVSLADEVRVDLVLAEAVVAGKPLLLPVLQGQRLLFAQWRPCSPLHRDVLGVLEPMGGAAGELPPGQGVLVVPGRAFDLRGNRLGRGSGFYDRILARRPAGLVAIGVAFLEQIVPGVPAAVHDLPVDALVTDDGIHRCDGSPGSAARRAVER
- the tyrS gene encoding tyrosine--tRNA ligase, which translates into the protein MRQDIEQQLAVIRRGAVEIIEEQALREKLALGRPLRIKAGFDPTSADLHLGHTVLLQKLRQFQQLGHQVVFLIGDFTARIGDPTGRSETRPVLSRDAIEANARTYREQAGKILDLERVEMRRNSEWMDSLGADGLLRLAAQHTVARMLERDDFSKRYAEHRPIGIHELLYPMIQGYDSVVLKADVELGGTDQKFNLLVGRDLQRSDGQPPQVVLTMPLLEGLDGQNKMSKSLGNAIGVTDTPDQMFGAIMSISDPLMMRFYELLSDAPADYLRQVAAGDVHPMEAKKRLAEEMVARFHGTHAGGAARAAFERRFQRSELPTDIPGITWEDPGASVWICRLLQESGLAASRGEARRLVQQGAVRLDGQRVTDPESEIPAQGAVVVEVGKRRIARISFSPKKDGK